The Penicillium oxalicum strain HP7-1 chromosome V, whole genome shotgun sequence genomic interval TCAAAATACTGGCCCAGCTGAGACTGGAACTTATGACGCTCCGACCTCATGGGAGAGCATCGCAAATGACTTACTCAGCAATTGGTTTGTCTTCTTCAAGTCGTTCACCCAGTCAGGTGACAGCGAGACCCGCGAGAACACGAGACGCGAACCGCGTCTCAAGCGGTGAAGCACGCGCAAGGAGAAATAGCTCGTGCAGGACCTCACCGCAAAAACTGCCGAGTCCAATTTCTCGAGAACGACCTAACAACACCAGAGCAATTTCTCAGTTTGTCAATTGCACTCTGGAGTGAACCTGCACATTTGGTTGTACAccttttctcatcctcccgCAACTCTCTTTCCAAATCATCCCGGCAATGACCAGAGAGACCACACCgaccgccaccacctccacttCACCTACACAACCAGCTGCTGCTCACGCCCCGCCTTCCCTCCCCAACTCGCCGCTTGCAAAGCGCACAAAGACAGAATCCGCCGAGATGACAACCGACAGTGTTCCCGCCGTGACCTCAATCCAGCAGCCTCTGCCGCCGCTGTTGATCAAAAAGCTAGTGCCCTCGGCCAAGGCCCCAACGCGGGGATCTGCCTTTGCCGCGGGGTACGACATGTATGCCGCGAAGGAGACGGTGGTGCCGGCCAAGGGGAAGGCTCTGGTTGACACTGGAATTGCAATGGCTGTGCCAGAGGGAACATGTACGTTGGATTTggacttcttttcttttcgactctattttctcttccttttttctttctttttgtttcaaacCTGTACCACGACGGGCGTTTGTTGATTGAGCACTAATATATCAGAGCGGGGAATTCAATTGCtaaccttttcttttttaccGTCGCAGATGGTCGCGTGGCACCTCGCAGCGGTCTTGCCTCGAAGCATTTCATTGATACTGGTGCCGGTGTCATTGATGCCGATTATCGGGGTGAAGTGAAGGTGCTGCTTTTCAACCATTCTGATGTTGATTTCCCTGGTAAGTTTTTTGGGGGTGTGATTCGCGGAGAGGGGAGTGTGGTCTGCTTGCATGTTGTGGAGCGTGGACTAAAGACAGGTTATCAAATACAGTCAAGGAAGGTGATCGCGTTGCCCAGCTTGTCCTCGAAAAGGTGAGATGGACTTTCTACTTCCCAGGATTAATATCGCGCGTTGGTCGGGTGTAACTAATGGCGGTGCAGATCTATACCCCCGAAGTCGCGGTTGTTGAAGAATTGGAGGCGAGTGTCCGCGGTGCTGGTGGGTTCGGCAGCACTGGCGTTTAGGATGATTTTACGACGATAATGATTGAAAGTTTTTGATACGTGGCTGTgaaagaagacaaaaggcGCATTTAGTGGATGACTGGAGACGTCCCGCTAGATTTTAGAATTGGCACTCGTGACTAGGTAGTCAAGCACAAATGAATGAATGTTTTGAGAATCTCTCTTTGGGTCATCTGGTACATTTGCAAGCGGAAGTGGGCACGAATCGGTTCGAGAATACTCTTCTTGGTTGATTCTCCTCGCTCCAATATCTGCTTTTCCCCTGGTGAGACATAGGGACATGTAATATCACATCAACAGGCGGGTTGTGACGGAACATCCGTCGTCTATTGTTTATCTGTGGTAATGTCTTCTTTACGTAGTGTTTGCACTTCGAATAGAGTGAGAGGCTCTCTCAACAATCTCGTGTTACGGACCAGCCGCACCTCGGCAGCCTTTGTCCGGCGCAGATGCTCGCGCTTCTGCTGCTCCTCTGGACTTGTCGCTCCATTCAGGGCAGGAACCTCCTTTGCCAACTCGATGTCTCGTGCCTCCATGGTCCGCTCAAGGACGCTGTGCATACTCGAGAGGACTTTGATCGTCGACTGAGCCAAGGGAAGCTCATTGGCTGGCACATCGTCAGGCGACACCCAGGAGCGAGTCTGCAGGAGATCACCGCCCGCTGCAACGACTGCCTCGCGAAGTCGAGCCACAGTCAGCGCGGCAAACATGTCGCCCGTCCCACTGAAGAAACAGTCCAAAGCGGGAACATCGACTTGAAACAGACGCGGTGAGCCATCGGATCGGGTGGTTGATCCAATGATGGTCAAAAACTTGTCTGGTGAGTTCGGTGAAGACCCCGAGGCAGCAAACCCAGATAGTTGCACGGATGTGATGATCACATGCGGCACTGAGTAAATGCGATGGATGGCAGTGATGGCATCGGCCAACGTGGCAAGCGATGTGATTTGAATGCCGGAGAGGACTCTGTGAAAGCAGGTCAGTAGGGATTCAATATTcgactttttcctttttttcccccactcCCTTTCACGGTACGACCTGGGCTACTGGGCGAGTGAAGAATTCGCACGCAACTTACTCGGCTTCAAACTGATTTGGAAGAATCAAATCGGCATGgtggatgatcttcttgtACGCGGGAACGACGTCGTCATTGACGTATAAACGGGCCTGATCACCCATCACAGGGTCGAGTACTAAACGACCGCCCATTAGCAAATGCGGCCCATGGGTTCCTTTATGGAGAACAAAAAGGGCCTACCCCAGAAGAAAGAGCCCGGTTtcgcctcggcctttttctGTAAGTCAATACCGATAGCACCTACTGCCTCTACGGCCGCTGCACTTGGAGCGTACCCAGACAGCATGACATCAAAGTCGGTGAGATTACTCTGACAGAGGCCCTCGTAAAGATCCGTGATCTCCTGCGCAGTCGCACGAGTACCCTTGAATTGGCGATAGCCAGTATGATTACCTATACGCTTGATCATCAGCGTGGTTGACTCCAGATTGTAAGAATAGCAGAGAGACCTACTGAAATTGACCGTGTTCAATGCAGCGACTTCGCATCCTAATGACTGCATGACGAACCCCGCCATCGTATTGCCCACATGGCTGATGATAAGTCAGTAAAGCGTGTCACATCAGTCGCGCGACATTGTTGGGCGAGGCCATGACGAGGAAAAATGGACCCTCTCTCGAAGGAGAGCGAGCATCGTCATGATCATCACATTATTGAACATCTGCCACGTACCCATAGGCCACCTGAAATACGAGAACTGTCAGTCGCAGGCTCCTAGTGGACATCGAACTTCTCGGCTTACATGGCTTGCGACGGCCAACACTCTCGTCTCGGGGACCAGGGCGTCAGACATGATGACTCGGATGGGATGAGGTTCCAACCTTCTGCGAGTGAAACGATCGTGTGGGGGTGAAAGAGTTGGCCGAGCTGATTGTGGAGCGGCCGGAGACTCTTATCTAATTGGCCTTCGGAGAAAGTTGAGGCTTTGGCCGGGAAGAAACTCAAGGCGATTTACGTGGAATAGAGTCGTTTATCTTCAACGACAGGAAACAATTCGAGTGAACCAGAGCCACTCACTTCCAGGTTTtgtgaaaaaagaaggagaaaaaaagcaacTACGAAGATAAATCAAATCAAGAGGGCTGGGTTGCCAAAGTGTATCTGTAGTCTTTACACAAGTTGAGTTGGATCGCGCCGGAGAAGATCAATCAACCGCTCGGGTGATTTTCGTGACTTGTCACCGTCGCCAATGCGTACACAAACAGTCCCTGCTTGCATCTTCTCGTCCCATTCGATCTCAAACCCTCCAAAACTGGCCAGAACGCTTCATGTGAAATGCTCCTCACGGTGGCTTTGTGTCCACACAGCCATCACGTTTACATCCGAGCTTGCGGCACGTGAAGAGAATCAGGCCAGCTCctcgagaaagaagagcGCAACAACGCAGGTGTGGTGTACTTTGCACCTATTCAGTTGCACGTCGACCTGGCCTCTTCAGAGTGCAATGCGCGCCATTGCCATGGTATCTTGAACGGGATAACTTGGATCACCGGGTCGCAATACTCTTGTGTTGGAAAAATTTGCCCTTCGCAATACTCAGAACTCTCCACCTGGTTGCACGCGACCGAGGACAGCGGTTGCAGGTAGGATTTACCAAGCATGTATTGAGGAGGCCGATGTCAATAGCCACTGGTGCAAAGGCATGTGCTATCAATCCAAGTCAGACAACCAACATCCCACCTACACTTCACCTTGATAATTCCTCGGAAACCGTCGTGGCTTAGCACGAGTACCAATGCCGTTGCCCCTGAGCCGCTCGAGCCAAGATCACCACCCATCGACCGTGTTGCCGACTCCACAGAACGCTCTAGTCCTCATCAGCCCTGCTCCGAGAGAGTCTAGCGCGCTGCTCCATCAGCGGGTTTTCGGCCTTGGCTGCTCAATTCATGACATGGACCACAGGAATTCCACCGTCAAACTGAAACTCTTCTCCCCCGTTCAGCCATTGCTCCGTGCCCGCCGGTTGGCTTCGCACAGTTCGAACTAGCAGGATGGTGGTGGCAGACTAGTCATCGCTAGTCTGGCTTTGACCGTTATCTCTCCAGCCTGGCGCAATCGTTCCGTTCACTCTTCTTAACCCCAGAGCTACTGTGCAAAGGACGACACCTGCTCGTCCATTCCAGTCTCTGAGCAGATctcgaaaacaaaaaaaaaaagttaatCCGGTCTTCTTGTGACTGGTTGACGGCGACGAAAGAGTCTAATGAACATGTCGGCCCATCCATAGCGCTCACATCGTGATTTTCTTacttttctccttcctttcctttcattCCTCCCATAGCCGATCACGGCAAGATCGCTTGCTGAACTGCATCCAGGGGAAAAGTCCTCATCGATATGGAGACTGTCACTGGGACATGTCAATACATGGGCAAGTTCGTGGCCAATCACTCCGGTCTCTCGCCGAGTGACCGTCGCTCATTTTCTAAGCGCCACGGGTCGCATCCCGGCCGTGTGAGGTGGTCCTCGAAACGTTCAATGACCACTTATCATACTCTATTAATATGCATAATCATTCTATGTCTGTCACCAGAGGCAGCGCTCGCCCAAAGCTCAGTCGCCGCCGCCGATGGTTCTCATGGCCTGGGATCGGCACTCGCACCATGTGGAGAGATCAGCACGGATGATCCCGCCGCAGAAGTCTTGACATTGTCCGTCGTTGGACAGGCACAGCCTGACGACGCCGAGAGCACCCACGGGTCGATATCGCCCTACATCGAGGAGAACCGAGTTCTTTTCTTGAAACGAAGTGATTCATCTGCCGACAATTCCTCCTACACGGAGGTGCCCGCCGCATTCGATACTCTATCAAACAACTTTGCCAACGCCAGTTGCGTCTCATTCTTTGATAAATTCCGGTCCAATTCGACGTTTACCGACTGTCTCGCCGTGTCACTCCTTCTCGGCAATTCCAATTCGTTCTTCCACATCCTGACATCGGCCGTGAATACGGCCTATGTGCTCGACGCAGCGTGCGCGCAACCAGTCGACAAATGCGCCTCGGTCATGACATCCCTGGCCGAACAAATGATGCACAAAGATCACTGTGCGCAGGATTACCAAGCGGGCAATTCCGTCGTGGAAAGTGTTTATCAGGAATTGATTGCCTATGAACCTGTCTACCGTGTCTCCTGCCTCACCAACCCTGAAACCAAGCAATACTGCTTCGTCGACGCCGTCACCAATACATCCGCTCCGAATGATTATAATGTCTATTTTGTACCGATCGGTAGCACTTTGACTTCATCCGGTCCGATCACCTGCAACAAGTGTCTCAAGGAAACTTTTGATATCTACGCCCAGTGGGCAAGTGTCAATGGACAATCTCTCGACACAACTTACGTCCCCTCCGCCAACCTGGTGAACAACTACTGTGGCTCCGGCTTTGCCAATACAAATGTCACCCTGGGCTCCCTGAAAGCGGCTGCCGGAGCTGGACACGCATTGCGGCCGCTCGATTCTCGAATCCTCATCTCATCCATTACTTTGCTCATCAGCATCGCAATGTCTGGCTCGTTCTAGCAGACAATCTTGCGCCTTTCCAGCCCTTTATACTCCTATAGGCTGTTCGGCAATCGATTGAACCGACTCGGAATTCCAAGTTTAGACTCCCTCAGGCTGGTCAATCAACTCTCCCATCGGGtgttctttcttccccctccctccctttccctcctcaTATGTACGAGGTTGCAAATAATGTGCGATGTTAGCGAGAAGCGtgtctctttttgattctaTTCTGTTGTATATCATCTATTCTATTGTCTATAGTTAATTAATCCCCTGTTCACTTTCATTCGTTGAAGCCTAGTAAACACTATGATGGTGCCCCATTTATGCACCTTTCCTTGCTCGCACACCAGATCAAAGCTCATCACAGAGGTCATACCGTGCCCTATCCATTGGATAGGCATACTGCCCATCTCTGGCTATGGGCCTGGTACAGCATTTGCTGTGATGGGGACCCGAAGCGAGAGCTCATCAAGTTAGATAAAGGGCTTTAGGTTTATATAAGTGGTATGGGATTGTAAAGACCATGGTTGTCGACTTGATTCTCACAACTTTAGACGATAGTTGACATTGGCtcgcaagaaaagaaaatggtaTTTTCTAAAATCATTTTTCATGGAAAGGATTGATAGTATAATAACAGTCCTTTGCTGATACTGGTATCAGCATGAGCTCAGCTGGGAATTGCAGGCACGGGGGCACGACCGTTATGGATCACAGGGGTCGGACAACTTCATGAAACGAATATGGACAATCAGATTTTCATCACAAATGTCATCAAacggaggggaaagaaaaggcatGACTCTTGATAGGTCGTTACAACGAGGCAAATGTAAGGGGAAAAGAATATGTGCGCAAGAATacgcaaaagagaaaaagaaaaaaaaagaaaggagaacGCCATGCCATGATCATAACAGCAAAGAGCGCTCCACGGATGGATGGATAGCGTCCATCAGCTCTTCCGCTTGATGTTATCACCTAGAGCGACCCCGACCAGACTTTGTGGCTCGACGCTGAAGCTTGTACCGTGACTCGTCATGGCAAGAGAGCCGCCTGGGATAGTCGCAATGGGGCTTTGAGCACTCTCACGCTCGCGTTTGACCCGGAAATATCCCAGTTTGGCGAAACGAGTGAGATGGGTCCAAAAATGTCGGCCCGCCGGGTGAGCAGCGATGCGATCAAGCAATTCCACAGTTGCTTCCCGGACAGCTTGGTCCGGATGGAAAAGACCCATGCTGACGTAAAAGAGGCCGGCTTGGTTCTCGGGAGTCACAGTGAGCAGTTGACAGATACCCGCGTAGTCTTTGACGGCATGGGACAGTGCGAGATAGATGGCACCCGAGTCTGCGTGCGACAGCTTCAGTGATCGAAGCCGGTCgtgatggtggtggatgtCCGGTCGCTGAATGGGCCGCGCCGGGTAATACATTGCCGCAATATCTTGAATATAAGAGTAGTACGAACGAGTATTCCGCCAACCCTCAATGCGAGAGACGGACGCGGAAAGCTCGCGTTGCTTGGAAGCCTCGTCGGGCCAGACATAGCCATGGCCCCTCAATGAGGTGGGATCCAGGGGATCTGTTTGGTGCCCAGTCGGACTATCGGGGGACAGCTCTTCACCAGGCCCGATGATGTAGAGATTCGAGGCGCCGTAGACAGCCTCTTCAAATGCTGCCGCGACTCGGGTGAATTTGACAATGTAGGCGCGCCACTTCGCCCGGACGGCATTCTCGCCATGCCGTTGACTGATGCTACGGAGAATGTCTTCCATGAATAGGTGGTCTCCTGTTGGATCGGTCTGAGAGGTGGGGGTGTGGATTGGCGCAGAAGCATGCTGCTGTTGGAAAAACAGCAGTCCTTCTGTGACTGGAGCAGGCTCGATGTGGCTCGATATCTTCATACGTCCCGTTGGCAAATCGCACAAAACATCCCACCATTCGGGATGGTTGGCAAACGTCGGATTCGTCACGCCGGCAATAAAACCCGGAACTTTGAGAAGATCGTCAATTTTGGTCAAGTCTGTGTAGGGGAAAGCGTGTCTAGTAAATCCACGCAGAATTCCCCCGGAAGCGATGGCACACGCGGCCAGAACAGCCTCAGCCACCTCACCGGAGGGTCTATTGTGCCCTAGGAAAATGACTCTTTTCTGCGTCAGAATCGCGTTCACGAGCACAATGATGGGATGTGTGAACGGGCCGCTTGTTGTCAGGTGTGGATGGTTTGGGAACCCCTGAGGCGCGGTCGCGTGTGGCCCTGCAAACGTCTGGATCAATTTGACGAGAGAAAAGTCGCCGACAGTTTCAGGCCAGATGACCGTCGGAATCTTGACGGGAATCGGGATATCATTGTAGACCACTTTTGACTCAAATTCATGGGTGTCTCGCGGCAGCACATAACGACTCATCTTTCTCGGTGATGGAGGaccctcgtcctcctctgcttcctcttcctctcgcTGACGAACCATCTGCTCAAACTTTTCAATGAACATGTCTTTTGTGTTGCTGGATTGCAAGATGTGCCTCTCCAGGATGGACATCCGAGGCATCAGGGATAAATCCATGCTATTGACGGCGTCATACAGTGACGCGAGGGTCTCGGGGTAAGGCGACTTGAAGTAATCCTCCAACGCCAAGAGCAGGAGTGGCTGTGATTTCGTAAGTCTCAGTTGCAAGGTATTCTTCAGAGGGTTCTTGGCGTACTTTGTATATGTGCAGAAATGAATGTCTTGTACAAATCGCCATGGCCTTGACCACCGCACCTCTGCCAAATCTGTCAGGCCTCTTGCTTCCCGCCGCAATTTGACTCGAAGAAGGGCTTACCGTCGAACCGTATTGTCCTGCTTTGTGTTGACCAAGTTCAGCACATACATCAGAGGTGGGCCCTCTCCACCCTCTTCGTCGTCGCTGCTGTCCTCCTCAGAAACTTCTTCCGAGTCCTCCCTGAGAGAATCGTCTGCTTCGTCGCCTTCGCCGATGttcactttctttctcttctttctcttcttcttggtccCATCTTCCGtctcgtcctcatcatcccCGCTCGTGTCCttgtgaagaaagaaaatggtCCAATCCTGACTGCGCACGTGTGTCTGATCTGGAAGCATGAGCTCGGCGAGCATGCTCTCATCGCCACTGATCGCTGCCGGGTATTGGTGCTCCATGATTGGCCCTCGGTCGATGTGGAAGGATGCTACCAGAATGTATTCGACGTGACGCTCTGGCGAGTCCAGCGGATACTGCGACTTGCACCGCCGCGCCTTCTGACTCGCCGGGTTCTCGGCCGATGTACGTCTGAATGAGCCATGAGAGCGACTAGGAGATCTTCCGACGAAGGAGGCAGCTGGAGAAAGCCGGGGGAGGCCATTGTTCTTCGGATTGGAGGTGGACAACGAGTCGTTTGAGGGTCGGTAGGGGAGCGTCGAAGACATCTTCCGGCAAGACTGCAAATTCGAAGCGTCTCAAAGGGCCAGACTCAAGCGTGAGAAGTGAATGACATGCCCTGTCTGCTAGCCTCGGAGAGCGAAAGAAATGCGATCGAAGCGCAGTCGTATGCTGCCAATCACCGTGGGCCAAGAGTTGAATAGTTCAGGGGTCAGTTCAGAAAAAGGGCGGTTCTCCACAGCGGGGACGATAGGCGATAACAGCTGCAATGAACCACCACATGTGGGACAGGTCAACCGAGCCTTTCTAGAGTCGATGCACTCGAGGAGCGACCGAGAtctctgccttttttttcttttcattctgaATCGAGCAGTCCATCAGCTTAGTACAAAATTTGAAAGGGCTTGCTGCAATTGTGTCTCTCATTTGCAACGTCCGcgtatttttttttgttgataACAATCAAGAGCGAGCCTTTCTCAGCCGGGCAGATAACTCCGCACGTGCCCGTCCGGGCCGACTGTGTTGCCGGGTCATTGTTTACAGTCTCCAACACATGAGATATACTCCACTTACTACATCACTGGGCCGACGCAACAATGGTGAGCAACTGAGATTGTACATGACCATCGACCGAACAACATTCTAACAAATCTGAAATGAGCCAGTCTAGTGCACCAACATTTAAGCCATCGCCGCTCTCATTCGGAAGCCCAAGGGCGTCTCCCTTTCGGCGACCGTCGACACCCAACTCTCCGCCGGGGTCAGCCCGCACAGGCGGTACGCCAGGAAGCTCTCCCACCCGAGGGTTCACGCCGATGCAATCGCCGAGCAAATTGAATCAAACGTACACAGCAGAGGAAGACAATGTGACAGCTCTTCCACGTGAGCCTATTTCTCAGCCCAAGTTCACACGAGAGCTTCCTCCTTCACCGACCAAGGGGGCTTACTCGCCCGGTCATCAATCGCCTATTGTCAAAAAGCAGTCTTTTAGCGCGCCGATTGCAAGTCGGGTGGGCGCCGACGCGGCGTCCAAACTCCCTGCACACCAAGTGCGGGAGATCAGGGAAGCTTTCCAAGTCTTGGATCGAGATAACGATGGTTTGGTAAACAAGGATGACGTAGCAGATGTTTTGTCGAATATTGGTCAGTCCTCGAGGTGGTTCTCTGCTTCAAACCAAAAGTCCCCAAGCTCATCGATTTGCTTTTTCTAGGCCAAGATGCATCGCCTGCTCGTCTCTCTCGCTTCTTCCCCGATCCTTCTACGCAAAGCATCAACTTTCCCACATTTTTAAACACTCTTTCTCAACTCATGTCGCCCATGTCTTCCTCGCAAGAATTAATGAACGCTTTAGCTGCCTTCGACGACGATGACAATGGCCAGATTGACGTCGAAGAATTGCGTGATGCGCTTTTACACACGCTACCCGAAGGTGGCGATGTTCCCTTGACTGGGCAAC includes:
- a CDS encoding Protein mesA, with the protein product MSSTLPYRPSNDSLSTSNPKNNGLPRLSPAASFVGRSPSRSHGSFRRTSAENPASQKARRCKSQYPLDSPERHVEYILVASFHIDRGPIMEHQYPAAISGDESMLAELMLPDQTHVRSQDWTIFFLHKDTSGDDEDETEDGTKKKRKKRKKVNIGEGDEADDSLREDSEEVSEEDSSDDEEGGEGPPLMYVLNLVNTKQDNTVRRGAVVKAMAICTRHSFLHIYKPLLLLALEDYFKSPYPETLASLYDAVNSMDLSLMPRMSILERHILQSSNTKDMFIEKFEQMVRQREEEEAEEDEGPPSPRKMSRYVLPRDTHEFESKVVYNDIPIPVKIPTVIWPETVGDFSLVKLIQTFAGPHATAPQGFPNHPHLTTSGPFTHPIIVLVNAILTQKRVIFLGHNRPSGEVAEAVLAACAIASGGILRGFTRHAFPYTDLTKIDDLLKVPGFIAGVTNPTFANHPEWWDVLCDLPTGRMKISSHIEPAPVTEGLLFFQQQHASAPIHTPTSQTDPTGDHLFMEDILRSISQRHGENAVRAKWRAYIVKFTRVAAAFEEAVYGASNLYIIGPGEELSPDSPTGHQTDPLDPTSLRGHGYVWPDEASKQRELSASVSRIEGWRNTRSYYSYIQDIAAMYYPARPIQRPDIHHHHDRLRSLKLSHADSGAIYLALSHAVKDYAGICQLLTVTPENQAGLFYVSMGLFHPDQAVREATVELLDRIAAHPAGRHFWTHLTRFAKLGYFRVKRERESAQSPIATIPGGSLAMTSHGTSFSVEPQSLVGVALGDNIKRKS
- a CDS encoding Deoxyuridine 5'-triphosphate nucleotidohydrolase, producing MTRETTPTATTSTSPTQPAAAHAPPSLPNSPLAKRTKTESAEMTTDSVPAVTSIQQPLPPLLIKKLVPSAKAPTRGSAFAAGYDMYAAKETVVPAKGKALVDTGIAMAVPEGTYGRVAPRSGLASKHFIDTGAGVIDADYRGEVKVLLFNHSDVDFPVKEGDRVAQLVLEKIYTPEVAVVEELEASVRGAGGFGSTGV